One segment of Marinobacter sediminum DNA contains the following:
- a CDS encoding marine proteobacterial sortase target protein yields MMLSSSLFKLTPTLTDNQHRRLRRFMEGVSLWLAVLLMLFVHPLYAEANQADTESAGLLRFVDDAGRWQEPAIILESEFDVQVSGLIADSRLSRRFRNSSDQWREGVFVFPLPENASIYGLTMKVGARTVVGKVRPKKEAREAYQAAKASGRHAANVQQQRPNLFTARVANIPPGETIAVELRFQQPVDYRAGVFELRLPTTLTPRYMPGKPGVEEPQEWQQGWSAPTSGVPDATDISPFTVRTNDVSDASHRASIRMAIDAGLPLARVFSPTHRLVTRLDGQKVEVEPEGGQMLMNRDFVVRWQPLAGREPTAAVFHQHWQDQDYLMAMVVPGVGQPQALPRELVFVIDTSGSMAGESIRQARAALQRGLNTLTANDRFNIVQFNNQTHALFMQSEIASGNNLARARRYVDRLQADGGTEMAPALAMALQTPVSQSEAPLDLVRQVVFITDGAVGNEAALFGQIRQQLGDQRLFTVGIGSAPNMHFMREAARWGRGMYTAIQDPTDVSGPLETLFSAMEAPALTDIDVQWPSGAAAVESFPARPGDLFQGEPLVQVVRGVAPAGVLKVSGTLPGGRTWERALDLQQAAPASGLNRHWAREKIDSSLDEAKTSGQEPDKAGITALAIEHELASPYTSFVAVDTTPARPATVPVTTESLPTLLPAGSKNSMLRYPQTATIAPLLKALGLTGLMFSVAIVLLQRRVSA; encoded by the coding sequence ATGATGCTCTCCAGCAGTCTGTTCAAGCTAACACCCACGCTCACGGACAATCAGCACCGCCGACTAAGGCGCTTTATGGAAGGCGTCAGCCTTTGGTTGGCGGTCCTGCTGATGCTGTTTGTGCATCCACTCTATGCCGAAGCGAATCAGGCTGATACCGAATCCGCAGGCCTGCTGCGGTTTGTTGATGATGCCGGCCGCTGGCAGGAACCGGCGATTATTCTGGAGAGCGAGTTTGATGTCCAGGTCAGCGGCCTGATTGCCGACAGTCGCCTGTCCCGGCGTTTCCGCAACAGCAGTGACCAGTGGCGTGAGGGCGTATTCGTATTCCCGCTGCCGGAGAATGCCAGTATTTACGGGCTGACCATGAAGGTTGGCGCAAGGACTGTCGTTGGCAAGGTGCGACCGAAGAAGGAAGCGCGGGAGGCCTACCAGGCTGCAAAAGCCTCGGGGCGTCACGCCGCGAACGTTCAGCAGCAGCGTCCGAATCTGTTCACCGCGCGGGTGGCGAACATCCCGCCGGGTGAGACAATCGCGGTCGAGCTTCGCTTCCAGCAACCGGTTGACTACCGGGCCGGTGTTTTTGAACTGCGCCTGCCCACGACGCTGACGCCCCGGTACATGCCCGGCAAACCAGGTGTTGAGGAGCCGCAGGAGTGGCAGCAGGGTTGGTCGGCCCCCACCAGCGGCGTGCCGGATGCCACTGATATAAGTCCCTTCACCGTCCGTACCAATGATGTGTCTGATGCCAGTCATCGTGCCTCGATTCGAATGGCGATTGATGCAGGCTTGCCGCTGGCGCGAGTCTTCAGCCCCACCCATAGACTGGTTACTCGACTGGATGGCCAGAAGGTGGAGGTGGAGCCCGAGGGTGGGCAAATGCTCATGAATCGGGACTTTGTTGTTCGTTGGCAACCCCTGGCAGGCCGGGAACCCACCGCAGCAGTTTTCCACCAGCACTGGCAGGATCAGGATTACCTGATGGCGATGGTTGTCCCCGGTGTTGGCCAGCCCCAGGCGTTGCCCCGCGAACTGGTGTTTGTAATCGATACCTCCGGTTCCATGGCTGGCGAGTCCATCCGGCAGGCCAGGGCTGCCTTGCAACGGGGCCTGAACACACTCACGGCCAACGACCGGTTTAATATCGTGCAGTTCAATAATCAGACTCACGCCCTGTTCATGCAGTCTGAAATCGCCAGTGGCAACAATCTCGCCCGTGCCCGGCGATACGTGGATCGTTTGCAGGCGGATGGCGGAACAGAAATGGCACCGGCACTGGCGATGGCTTTGCAAACGCCGGTGAGCCAGAGCGAGGCCCCTCTTGATCTGGTCAGGCAGGTGGTGTTCATCACCGACGGTGCCGTGGGCAATGAGGCGGCACTGTTCGGGCAGATCCGCCAGCAGCTGGGTGACCAGCGTCTGTTTACAGTAGGTATTGGTTCGGCACCCAACATGCACTTCATGCGCGAGGCCGCCCGGTGGGGGCGGGGCATGTACACCGCCATCCAGGATCCCACAGATGTCAGTGGGCCACTGGAGACGCTTTTTTCCGCTATGGAAGCGCCCGCGTTGACGGATATTGATGTGCAATGGCCGTCCGGGGCTGCGGCTGTGGAGAGCTTTCCGGCAAGACCCGGAGATCTTTTTCAGGGCGAGCCGCTGGTTCAGGTTGTCCGGGGAGTAGCTCCGGCAGGTGTATTGAAAGTGTCCGGAACCTTACCTGGTGGCAGAACCTGGGAACGAGCTCTGGATCTGCAACAGGCGGCACCGGCCAGCGGCCTGAATCGCCATTGGGCGCGCGAGAAAATCGACAGCTCGCTGGATGAAGCCAAAACCAGCGGGCAAGAGCCGGATAAAGCGGGCATTACGGCTCTGGCCATTGAGCATGAGCTGGCGTCGCCGTACACCAGCTTTGTGGCTGTGGACACGACACCTGCAAGGCCAGCAACAGTCCCCGTCACCACAGAATCGCTGCCAACCCTATTGCCGGCAGGTAGCAAAAACAGCATGTTGCGATACCCGCAGACAGCCACTATTGCGCCCTTGCTGAAGGCTTTGGGCCTGACCGGTTTGATGTTTTCGGTGGCTATCGTTCTGCTGCAGCGGAGGGTTTCCGCATGA
- the pdsR gene encoding proteobacterial dedicated sortase system response regulator, with protein sequence MKKHLVLIEDEPAIRDNYRVAFERRGYRVSVYGDRSSAWQVLRQGLPDLAIIDVGLGDEPEGGFALCQDLRGLSQTLPIIFLTARDSDIDSVHGLRLGADDYVTKDMSMDHLLARVTALLRRAEAWAEALQKPDEVLQRGRLALNVDRMTVAWDDQPIDLTVTEFWMLHSLVQHPGHVRSRDQLMEAASTVLDDNTVTSHIKRIRRKFVQMDKSFDGIHTAYGMGYRWNAHEV encoded by the coding sequence ATGAAGAAACACCTTGTTCTGATTGAAGACGAACCCGCCATCCGCGACAACTACCGCGTTGCCTTCGAACGCCGGGGTTACCGGGTGTCTGTCTATGGCGACCGGTCTTCCGCCTGGCAGGTGTTGCGGCAGGGGCTGCCGGATCTCGCCATTATCGATGTTGGCCTGGGCGACGAGCCTGAAGGTGGCTTTGCCCTCTGCCAGGACCTCCGGGGATTGTCTCAGACCCTGCCGATCATCTTTCTGACCGCCAGGGACAGTGATATTGATTCCGTACATGGCCTGCGCCTGGGTGCCGACGACTACGTGACCAAAGACATGAGCATGGATCATCTGCTGGCCAGGGTAACCGCCCTGTTGCGCAGGGCAGAAGCCTGGGCCGAGGCCCTGCAAAAGCCGGATGAAGTGCTGCAGCGAGGACGTCTCGCGCTGAACGTGGACCGGATGACGGTAGCGTGGGACGACCAGCCCATCGACCTGACCGTTACCGAATTCTGGATGCTGCATTCGCTGGTTCAGCACCCTGGACATGTGCGAAGCAGGGACCAATTGATGGAGGCCGCCAGCACGGTGCTGGACGACAACACCGTGACCTCCCACATCAAGCGGATCCGCCGCAAGTTTGTCCAGATGGACAAGAGCTTCGATGGCATCCATACGGCCTACGGCATGGGCTACCGCTGGAACGCCCATGAGGTTTGA
- a CDS encoding ATP-binding protein, which yields MTLKRQLLVASLLMLLIPWAGLQFVLELDDALRQQAREQLREHAQRLAKTVGDELIGQAPVTTDTPAIFVESIDREINLDGYANDWPGFEDGEPFQTWQTAGQPQQAGQPGLQWQAASDGLHLYLFVRVNNRQPERFNPASPQQSHDRLELWIEPPGDDVAQPAHRQSWLIRTTQPGEVYGLRGKQTDRPDYRILGVWPQTNKWELELRLPDPPEGSRLGFSARWPESDNVSGVSTSLDPLPVLVRRNRLLERKLEPRLNRGQHVRILEPGGWITARQNAPSSDSQPEFDQLSPLQVIERISLNALRALVQFYQPEPAPISSGINRLTIDTLPPEGLVRHEDGSAWLMTREPVFGGRQLILEQSLDQQLTLSGSALGSVIARSTLIIIGLTLVLLGYASWLSWRITRLQRAVSASIDEDGRITGTLPASRAQDELGQLQRHFSQMVDRLHGYNRYLESFSRRLSHELKTPVAVVRSSLENLSHSESDAEREQYIERAASATDRLRQILNGMSEAARLEQSFDHADKETFDLANVVAQATEAYQALDERHRIRYAGPPEGCTMTGSPELMVQLLDKLVDNARDFTPADGVIEVNLERTSNELCLSVFNQGSALPGTQATDIFGPFVSLRDGREEGHLGQGLLIVRLIADYHGARVEAANAVQGTIDGVRFRVIIPTANT from the coding sequence TTGACTCTCAAGCGCCAACTCCTCGTTGCCAGCCTGCTCATGCTGCTTATACCCTGGGCTGGCCTGCAATTTGTGCTGGAGCTCGACGATGCCCTGCGCCAACAGGCCCGGGAGCAACTCCGGGAACATGCCCAACGACTGGCGAAAACCGTGGGCGATGAGCTGATTGGGCAGGCTCCAGTGACGACGGACACGCCTGCAATCTTTGTCGAGTCCATCGACCGCGAAATTAACCTGGACGGGTATGCCAACGACTGGCCCGGCTTTGAAGACGGCGAGCCGTTTCAGACATGGCAGACTGCCGGGCAGCCCCAGCAGGCCGGGCAACCCGGCCTCCAGTGGCAGGCGGCTTCCGATGGCCTGCATCTCTATCTGTTCGTTCGTGTTAACAACCGACAACCGGAGCGGTTTAATCCTGCCTCACCGCAACAGTCCCACGACCGTCTCGAGCTCTGGATCGAGCCTCCGGGCGATGATGTTGCGCAACCCGCACACCGACAATCCTGGCTTATCCGCACAACCCAGCCGGGCGAAGTTTATGGTCTGCGCGGCAAACAAACCGATCGGCCGGACTATCGTATTCTCGGGGTCTGGCCACAAACCAATAAGTGGGAACTGGAGTTGCGACTGCCTGATCCACCGGAGGGCAGCCGGCTCGGGTTTTCGGCTCGCTGGCCGGAGAGTGACAATGTCTCGGGTGTCAGCACCTCTCTCGACCCACTCCCCGTCCTTGTGCGCCGGAATCGACTGCTGGAGCGCAAGCTTGAACCCCGCCTGAACAGGGGCCAGCATGTCCGGATCCTGGAGCCGGGCGGCTGGATAACCGCAAGACAGAACGCCCCCTCCAGCGATTCTCAACCAGAGTTTGATCAGCTCAGTCCGCTTCAGGTCATCGAACGGATCAGCCTCAATGCCCTCCGGGCCCTGGTTCAGTTTTACCAGCCCGAACCCGCACCGATCAGCTCGGGCATAAACCGCCTGACGATCGACACGCTGCCGCCGGAGGGACTGGTTCGGCACGAGGACGGCAGCGCCTGGTTGATGACCAGGGAGCCGGTGTTCGGCGGTCGCCAGCTGATTCTGGAACAGTCACTGGATCAGCAGCTCACGCTTTCAGGTTCAGCGCTGGGCTCGGTGATTGCCCGCAGCACCCTGATTATCATCGGCCTGACGCTGGTCCTCCTGGGGTATGCCAGCTGGCTGTCCTGGCGCATTACCCGACTGCAGCGTGCGGTCAGCGCGAGCATCGATGAGGATGGTCGAATCACAGGCACACTTCCGGCATCCCGGGCTCAGGACGAGCTCGGGCAGTTGCAACGCCATTTCAGCCAAATGGTAGATCGCCTGCATGGCTATAACCGCTATCTTGAAAGCTTCTCAAGGCGCCTCTCCCACGAACTGAAAACGCCGGTTGCCGTGGTTCGCTCATCTCTCGAAAACCTGAGCCACAGCGAGTCTGACGCCGAGCGGGAGCAATACATCGAGCGGGCAGCAAGCGCCACCGACCGGCTGCGTCAGATACTGAACGGCATGAGTGAAGCGGCAAGGCTTGAACAAAGCTTCGACCATGCCGACAAGGAAACCTTCGATCTCGCCAACGTTGTCGCCCAGGCCACCGAAGCCTATCAGGCTCTCGACGAGCGACACCGGATTCGCTATGCCGGACCACCGGAGGGCTGCACAATGACCGGCTCACCCGAGCTCATGGTTCAGCTTCTGGATAAGCTGGTGGATAACGCCCGGGATTTCACCCCGGCAGACGGGGTGATTGAAGTAAATCTTGAACGCACCTCCAACGAACTGTGCCTTTCGGTATTCAACCAGGGCTCGGCACTTCCGGGCACCCAGGCCACTGACATCTTCGGTCCGTTCGTATCATTGCGTGATGGCCGGGAGGAAGGCCACCTGGGCCAGGGGCTGCTCATTGTCAGGCTTATTGCCGACTACCATGGCGCCCGTGTTGAAGCGGCGAATGCCGTCCAAGGTACCATTGACGGGGTGCGTTTCCGCGTTATCATTCCGACAGCCAACACTTGA
- a CDS encoding DUF3422 family protein: MSARLESLDIHPLRNDLYNELHSRPFQVLPTPARVTQMAVLTTPEQRLQQFSHLQALHRRLGYPWPEHEVGCFEQTFGTLRVRREMHMEFATYTFTNLATSDDAPFSETGISPLPEGWLEELAGTVVAAFHLDIRPATDDANGDLSYVRKHFEGMRLVGSSPQEGAARVWGTFKLHSDGFGRFMVMNHHMSDSQLGRLTQRLMEIETYRLMSLLALPVAREITPALNDMDQKMAIITQALADNQDVDEQRLLAQLTNIAARIEAFRAHSTFRFSATRAYHRLVLTRLEELREDELSGHLTITEFMTRRLTPAVKTCEAVSERLEDLSKRVDRASDMMRTRVELAIQSQNQQLLTSMDRRSKIQLMMQHTVEGFSVVAISYYLIGLLKLGLDSMYDAGFSFNKSLILGVAIPTTMILVFFGVRTIHHRFLKLAKRQ, from the coding sequence GTGAGCGCTCGACTGGAATCCCTGGACATTCATCCACTACGGAATGATCTCTACAACGAGCTGCACTCACGCCCCTTCCAGGTCCTACCCACACCCGCCCGTGTAACCCAGATGGCCGTCCTGACAACACCAGAACAACGCCTGCAGCAGTTTTCGCATCTGCAGGCATTGCATCGGCGCCTGGGCTATCCCTGGCCGGAGCACGAGGTTGGCTGTTTCGAGCAGACCTTCGGCACCCTCCGTGTGCGCCGTGAAATGCACATGGAGTTTGCCACCTATACGTTTACCAACCTGGCCACCAGTGACGACGCTCCCTTCTCGGAAACCGGCATTTCGCCACTGCCGGAAGGCTGGCTGGAAGAGCTGGCAGGTACTGTGGTCGCCGCTTTCCATCTGGACATTCGTCCGGCCACCGACGATGCCAATGGCGACCTTTCCTATGTGCGCAAGCATTTTGAGGGCATGAGACTGGTTGGCAGCAGCCCGCAGGAAGGCGCGGCCCGGGTCTGGGGCACCTTCAAGCTTCACAGTGACGGTTTTGGCCGCTTCATGGTAATGAACCATCACATGTCAGACAGCCAGCTGGGCCGACTGACCCAGCGCCTGATGGAGATCGAGACCTATCGGCTAATGTCCCTTCTGGCGCTTCCGGTCGCCCGGGAGATCACGCCGGCCCTGAACGACATGGACCAGAAAATGGCCATCATCACCCAGGCACTTGCGGATAACCAGGATGTTGACGAGCAGAGACTGCTGGCCCAGCTGACCAACATTGCGGCACGGATTGAAGCCTTCCGGGCCCATTCTACGTTCCGGTTCTCCGCCACCCGGGCCTACCACCGGCTGGTTCTGACCCGACTGGAAGAACTGCGGGAAGACGAGCTTTCCGGCCACCTGACCATTACCGAATTCATGACTCGCCGACTGACACCGGCGGTGAAAACCTGTGAAGCGGTCAGCGAACGGCTGGAGGACCTTTCAAAACGCGTGGATCGCGCCTCGGACATGATGCGTACGCGGGTAGAGCTGGCAATCCAGAGCCAGAACCAGCAGCTGCTGACCTCCATGGACCGGCGCTCTAAAATTCAGCTGATGATGCAACATACCGTTGAGGGCTTCTCAGTAGTCGCGATTTCCTACTACCTGATCGGCCTGCTGAAGCTGGGACTGGACTCCATGTATGACGCCGGATTCAGCTTTAATAAGTCACTGATACTCGGCGTCGCTATCCCCACCACCATGATCCTGGTGTTTTTCGGCGTCCGGACAATCCATCACCGCTTCCTGAAACTGGCCAAGCGGCAGTAG